The genomic interval AATTGGCAAGACTTCAGACCAATAGTAAGGATCGAAGGCCAGGCGGACGCTTGGAAGACAGCTAAGAGTCCTGGCTTCTACTCGGTCCTTATTTCTAACCGCCAGGATACCTACCTGTCGGAGCTGACGCCTGGCTCCAGCCTAACTACTATTGCGGAGCTAACCCGGGACGTCTGTCTTCACTTTGACTGCCATCCAGTCCTGATGGTCACCTTAACCACTTTCCTCTTGTTACTGAGCAGCTGGTCGTACTCCTTGCCAGGCCTGGGCTCCTGGCCCAGGTAGTGGGATCAAAACGAGCTATTTCGGGCCCCGGCGCACAGCCCCCCGGGGCCAACCTGGAGTATTCATGCTCATGCCCCCTGGCTGCTGAGCACCCGGGGCTGAGTCAGAAGCACAGAATTAGGCCCGACCTACTCTGGGGTAGGGTCTGTTCTGTGTCCTCCTGACAGCCTGGCATGGGTGCAGCATTCTCCAGGAGTCTGTTACTAAGACTGATGCGTCATCCTCAGAGCTGCCAGCCGGGCGGAGCTGGATTACGAGGGAGGGCCGAGAACTCTTTGGTGGACTTCTCGGGAGCCAGGGTCCCAACTGCCACAGTGATTAGCCACACCTATAAGGGTCTGCCTCCTAGACTTTAGCTTCCCCTTCTAGAAATGGAAAAAGGCTTAATGACATTTCCCTGGTGTCCTTTTCCAGGCATCCAGCATGCGTTTAATAACTGGCCAAGTAATTATTGAAGTTTCTAAATAAGGAATACTAATGGCCGAGTCTGGCCTCAATCCCAGTGTCCCTGAGAGGCCCACTGCAGGGGCGGCACAGGGCACAGTATAAATCGGAGACAGCGTGCGCTTGGGCACTGCGGGGCCCAGGGTAGCAGCGGAGGAGCAGGATGGAGATTCCCGTGCCCGTGCAGCCTTCTTGGCTGCGCCGTGCTTCAGCGCCTTTACCGGGTTTTTCCGCTCCCGGACGCCTCTTTGACCAGCGTTTCGGCGAAGGGCTACTTGAGGCGGAACTGGCTTCACTGTGCCCTGCTGCGATCGCCCCCTACTATCTGCGCGCTCCCAGTGTGGCGTTACCCACAGCCCAGGTGCCGGGCCTAGGGAGAGGGCCAATTCAACTACTAATCGGACAGGGGAGGTGGTTCACCTGGGGCGGGGTTGCGAGAATGTCGCCCCTCAGTGAGTCACGGGAAATCCCTTGAGTGTGGTATTCTGAAGCCCGGTTACTGATCTTGAGGGGTGGGGCAAGTGAGCCGGGAATCTGGGGGAAAAGGACAAGTGAGTCCTGACGGGCTGTAATGTCCCTAGGGTTGTGTATGTGGATGCTGCATCTCGTAGAGGGGTCCTGTGATTTGATGAAGGGGGTCTTGGGCACTCTAAAATGAGGGAAAGGTACCCGTAGGTCCCGTGACCAAACTAAGAACTCTGGCGATGGGGAAGTGGCATCTTGGCTGCTAGACTTGGTGGCTGTGGAGTCAAGGACATGGGGTGGGGATTATAGGGTAGGTATATAACTTGGTCACAAGAGGTGGACCCAGTGTCTAAAGGGGAGGGAGGCCAGCTATTGTGAAGCTGTTCTGGTGACTCCGAGCAGCAGCACTATAACCTATGTGAAGCCAAGCCCCTACCCGATGAACAGCCCACACCCATGCCGCATGCGCGCAGGTGCCCACGGACCCTGGGTATTTTTCTGTGCTCCTGGATGTGAAGCACTTCTCGCCAGAGGAAATCTCTGTCAAGGTGGTTGGCGATCATGTGGAGGTCCATGCTCGGCATGAGGAGCGTCCGGTAGGTCTGCATGCCAGATTGGAGCGGGGGTAAGCGGGAGGGTAGGATTCTCAAGCTCATGTCTCCCCTCACCCCACTCTCAGGATGAACATGGATTCATTGCTCGAGAGTTCCACCGCCGATACCGGCTGCCTCCTGGCGTGGACCCTGCTGCAGTGACCTCAGCACTGTCTCCTGAGGGTGTCCTGTCCATCCAGGCCACACCAGCATCGGCCCAGGCCCAACTTCCATCACCACCTGCTGCCAAGTAGGGGTCCCAGCATTACAGGACCGAACCTGGGAAGCCTCTTTAGGCTCTCTTTGAAAAGCCGATCTGActccactgcccagccagatGTCCCAATCGCTGTCAAGACAGCCTTTCCCAACCACATCTAGATGTCCTCTCCTGAGAACTTTTCACCCCAAACCCTGAGTCTTAGTAACCTAGACACCCTCCTGAAGCCCTCTCCCAGCCTTCAGGCCCCACCCATGACACCTCTCTAGGGACAACACAAACACTACTGTCACCCCTCAGCCAAGGCTCCCATCAGACTGACCCCACTTTGGGCTTCTATCACCACTCTGGCCTCCTACCGCACTGGTAACCTGTAGAACACCCCACGGTGACACCAGAGTACAGTGCAGTCACCCAGACTACATGGGCTTTATATCACAACATCCAAGCCTGGTCACCGGACTCTAGATCCTGTTCCCGTAACCTAATGCTCCTCTGCCCCAGCCCACTTTCTGACTTAAAACTCCAGGCACCTAAATTCCTGAATACTACTCTGACCTCCAATGCTTGGGACACCTATTCCCAACTAACCAGGAACCCCAAACTCAAATTGTATGGATACTCCAACTTCTCCAGATGTGCTAGGCCAATGAACAAGAATCCTTGAGTTCCCGTCCTGGATCCTCATCTGCAGCCAGATGTCTGAGGGAGCCTCCTCCACATCTGCCATTTTCTAAGGTCATACCTTCATTGCCAACATTTCTCATCTCCCCAGGCCTTCCTACCATCAGTCCCCAATAAATGCACTTGATTTGTCAACTGCCTGTGTCTGGGCCAGGAAAGATGGGCTGGTCAGTGTGGCTGGGGCAGGTTTATTGGGGCTACTGGGAAGATCACTGCCGATCATACATCTCCCGTAGGATCTTCATACTTTCTGAGTAACGAAGCTGGTTCCGATGAGATGCCTCCTTCCACctaggaagggagagggagagtttaGCAACTGCTGCAGAGGACATTGGGGCAAGAAGCAAGTGAGGCAGGCACACTCACCTCTGGCGTATGCGTTTCCAACGTTGCATGTTGCGATAGATAAGTGTGGAAGGAGAAGGTTCTGGCTCGGAGGGCTGCATGGACAGAGAGGCCCAGCTAGGTGACCATGCCCTAGCCCTCCCAACATGCCCTGAAGCTCCGGGCTAGCCTTGGATACCTACTTCATCATCGGGGGTACCCTGGGTCTCAGGCTGCAATGGGGATGGAATTCGGGATCTACAGGCATCTCCAAGTGGTCCAGGGGCTGTGGGTGGAGGCAGCTTGTACACATCACGATTTTTGCTGTTGATGACCTCTGAACCCTGAGGAGACAAAGCCCATAGGAGGCCCAAGAGCCAAAGCAGAGGGGGTTGAAAGTACATGTCATCCCTCCTACCTTTCACCGTCCCCAGTGACAGACATGAGAGGTCTACCCAAAAACTTGTACTTGGAGAAGTCACAGTAGAGGGGACATACTTTTACCAGCTAGAGGATAGTCTTCCTGTTCTAGGGACCGTGTCTTCTTGTCAGCCTGAGAACCCTTGTCTACCCTTGCCAAGCCCAGGGAATTCCATCTATACCTGTCAGCCCAGGGGCAGGTGACGGTCAAGATGCCTTCTTTAAGGAGTTGTCTAGGGGGTATCATATCTACTTGAGAGTCCCAATAGTCAAAGCCACGTCTGACCCAGGGATCCATGTCTACCCTTTCAGGCCAGACGATTTCCAAACCCCTATGACCCTCCACCCGGCCTATAAGGTCCACAGTTGCTCACCAAGGCCCCATCTGGTAGCCACACAGCTGCTCACCAAGGCCCCATCTGGCAGCCACATCCATTTTCACTTAAGATCCCTGTTCGGCCCTTTATTTTTTAGAACCCTTGTTTCCTAGGAAGCCATATCTATCTGGTCTAGGGACCTCTGTCCATAATCCTCACCTAGGAGCAAATAGCTATTTGTCCTACCTGGTTCTCTATTCATTGAGGGGGCCCAGAAATTATACCTATCTACCACTAACGGGAGAGTTATTGACTTCTTCACCCACTGCTCAATCTGGCCTCCTGACACTCATCCCACCTCTCCATCCTCGGGCAGAGGGGGCAGTGGTGAGCCGGGTGAGCGCTCGCGCTCTCGCACTGTGGGGCTGTTGCGCATCCAGGCGCGGCAGATGGGGTACAACGGTGTGTTCTCACTGAACTGGGCCAAGTCCACACTCCGGTCAAACAGCTTGATCACATACGTATCTGGGGTGGTAAGGCAGGTGATAAATGAGCACCCTTGTGTAGTTCCTGGCTCCATGCCCACCCTCTCAATCCCCTCTCTACTCACTGGATCTCTGAGGACCCCCCTCAGCGAGCCCATCgtccatttctctcctcttcttcctccgcTGGTGGGGGAAGCGGGCAGATGGCCTGTGTGGTTAAGGTGAGTGTCAGGCCCGGAGCTGGGGACTGGGAACCTGTTAGTGGGCTGAGGTCCCAGCCACCTTACCTTTTGCCAGTGGCAGCAATGGAACAGTCCCTGCAGGGAGAGACTTGGTGTCAGCAGGCTGAGCCTTTAATAGACATCTGCTCAACACTGCCCCTCAAGGCAGGAGTGATACAGTTCAGTAatacagcacttgcctagcatgggcAAAAGCCCTGGGGTTCTATTGCTagcactaaaaacaaacaaaaatggacaTCCTGGGGATTGCTGGTACCCCCTGGGGATTGCTGGTACCCCTTGGGCCTTGTACCCCACAATCCCCCCTCCCACAAGATGTTAGCCACTTATGCAACAGGTATCTTTGTCTATGTAAGATGTTTAGGACTTAGCAGAAGGAAAACCTACCTAACCCAAACTCTCAGGTCTAAATCCCATCAAAATCCCTTACTTGTTGTGCATATCCGAGGGGGTTTTCCCAGCTTCTTCATCCAGGCGTTCCCTGGGAGCAAAAAAGCACTATTGACTTAGGGTACCAAGGACTCAGAGTGTGATGGCATTAAGTAGTCTTCCCATGAAACATGCCATCTCCCTAAGGCAGCCTCCAGGCTCCCATCCAGATCCTGTCTCCAACAATCAGAGTCGGTCCAAACAGTTCCCACCCTTGTGGTTCCCCAGGCTGAAGCAGATCCCAACCT from Arvicanthis niloticus isolate mArvNil1 chromosome 1, mArvNil1.pat.X, whole genome shotgun sequence carries:
- the Lin37 gene encoding protein lin-37 homolog isoform X2 — protein: MEMAKARNQLDAVLQCLLEKSHMDRERLDEEAGKTPSDMHNKDCSIAATGKRPSARFPHQRRKKRREMDDGLAEGGPQRSNTYVIKLFDRSVDLAQFSENTPLYPICRAWMRNSPTVRERERSPGSPLPPLPEDGEGSEVINSKNRDVYKLPPPTAPGPLGDACRSRIPSPLQPETQGTPDDEPSEPEPSPSTLIYRNMQRWKRIRQRWKEASHRNQLRYSESMKILREMYDRQ
- the Lin37 gene encoding protein lin-37 homolog isoform X1 — protein: MFPVKVKVEKSEMEMAKARNQLDAVLQCLLEKSHMDRERLDEEAGKTPSDMHNKDCSIAATGKRPSARFPHQRRKKRREMDDGLAEGGPQRSNTYVIKLFDRSVDLAQFSENTPLYPICRAWMRNSPTVRERERSPGSPLPPLPEDGEGSEVINSKNRDVYKLPPPTAPGPLGDACRSRIPSPLQPETQGTPDDEPSEPEPSPSTLIYRNMQRWKRIRQRWKEASHRNQLRYSESMKILREMYDRQ
- the Hspb6 gene encoding heat shock protein beta-6, translating into MEIPVPVQPSWLRRASAPLPGFSAPGRLFDQRFGEGLLEAELASLCPAAIAPYYLRAPSVALPTAQVPTDPGYFSVLLDVKHFSPEEISVKVVGDHVEVHARHEERPDEHGFIAREFHRRYRLPPGVDPAAVTSALSPEGVLSIQATPASAQAQLPSPPAAK